From Streptomyces sp. NBC_00690, a single genomic window includes:
- a CDS encoding RidA family protein, with protein sequence MAVTLKNPEGLTTVDLYRQLSVATGSKLVFIAGQVACDLDGVTIGKDDLAAQVEQCYVNIGTALAAAGATFHDVAKLTVYLVDWTPDKMPLLREGIARAAAKLGTLPTPPLTGIGVAALAGPDLLVEVEATAIID encoded by the coding sequence ATGGCCGTCACCCTGAAGAACCCCGAAGGACTCACAACGGTCGACCTGTACCGACAACTGTCCGTCGCGACCGGGTCGAAACTGGTCTTCATCGCCGGACAGGTCGCTTGCGACCTCGACGGCGTCACCATCGGCAAGGACGATCTCGCCGCTCAGGTCGAGCAGTGCTACGTCAACATCGGTACGGCGCTGGCGGCAGCCGGTGCGACCTTCCACGACGTGGCGAAACTGACCGTCTATCTCGTCGACTGGACCCCCGACAAGATGCCCCTGCTGAGGGAAGGGATCGCCCGGGCAGCGGCCAAGCTGGGCACCCTCCCGACCCCGCCGCTCACCGGCATAGGAGTCGCAGCCCTGGCCGGGCCCGACCTCCTCGTCGAAGTCGAAGCCACCGCGATCATCGACTGA
- a CDS encoding MFS transporter, giving the protein MRAPAALLCHAFLIQLAAYIVRPTSAYRAIELGVDPQMVGLIAASFALIPLVVAVSIGRWNDRGHVRLSLVIGGVLMTGAGLGIHFWSESLASLLIWNAVIGLGHLLAIVGQQTLVAELGRERLDSAFGTYTFVGSLGQAAAPLVLAAVGGSAVLPDTGVLFGIYTATCVGLLAVTGLLSPPRNADQRLGSQHSLKSALRVPRTTRRTMTGAMLLSMLVLAAVDLIQVYLPALGVEREIPSATIGVLLAVRAAATMLSRLGLARLATRVGRTRLAYVSTIVAGAAVAALAVPAPVVVAGILLAIAGFALGIGQPLSMSIVTAAAPAGTTSTWLALRLSGNRVGQSVIPVVLSAFTGSIGTGGIFVITGVGLLGTAAAARILIADDL; this is encoded by the coding sequence TTGAGAGCCCCTGCGGCCCTCCTGTGCCATGCGTTCCTCATCCAGCTCGCCGCTTACATCGTGCGGCCGACCTCGGCCTACCGTGCGATCGAGCTGGGTGTGGATCCGCAGATGGTGGGTCTCATCGCGGCGAGTTTCGCGCTCATACCACTCGTGGTGGCCGTGTCCATCGGGCGGTGGAACGATCGCGGTCATGTCAGGCTGAGCCTCGTCATCGGCGGTGTGCTGATGACGGGGGCGGGGCTCGGGATCCACTTCTGGTCCGAGAGCCTGGCGAGCCTGCTGATCTGGAATGCCGTCATCGGTCTCGGGCACCTCCTCGCGATCGTGGGTCAGCAGACGCTCGTTGCCGAACTCGGGCGAGAGCGGTTGGACTCCGCCTTCGGTACGTACACCTTCGTGGGGTCCCTGGGGCAGGCGGCGGCCCCGCTGGTGCTGGCGGCCGTCGGTGGAAGCGCGGTGCTCCCGGACACCGGCGTCCTCTTCGGCATCTACACGGCCACGTGTGTGGGCTTGCTGGCCGTGACCGGACTGCTTTCGCCTCCGCGGAACGCCGACCAGCGCCTGGGCAGCCAGCACTCCTTGAAATCCGCCCTCCGCGTCCCGCGGACGACTCGGCGCACCATGACGGGTGCGATGTTGCTGAGCATGCTCGTGCTGGCGGCGGTCGACCTGATCCAGGTCTACCTTCCAGCCCTCGGGGTGGAACGGGAGATCCCGTCGGCCACCATCGGTGTGCTGCTCGCCGTGCGGGCGGCGGCAACGATGCTCTCGCGGCTGGGGCTTGCGCGCCTGGCCACCCGAGTGGGGCGGACCCGGCTCGCGTACGTCTCCACGATCGTCGCGGGCGCAGCAGTGGCGGCCCTGGCCGTTCCCGCACCGGTCGTCGTCGCGGGGATCCTCCTCGCCATCGCGGGATTCGCCCTCGGGATCGGTCAACCACTTTCGATGTCGATCGTGACCGCCGCCGCCCCGGCCGGGACGACGTCGACCTGGCTCGCCCTGCGCCTGAGTGGCAACCGCGTCGGCCAGTCCGTGATCCCTGTCGTCCTCAGCGCATTCACCGGCAGCATCGGGACGGGTGGCATCTTCGTGATCACCGGTGTCGGGCTGCTCGGCACCGCCGCCGCGGCGCGGATCCTGATCGCCGATGACCTCTGA
- a CDS encoding winged helix-turn-helix transcriptional regulator yields MVTKQLNDGSPDEADLTRADSLAREIFSEVANKWALLIIEVLGDGTLRFGEVRNKVDGISHKMLTQNLRMLERNGLVERNVHPTVPPRVEYTLTEPGQALRATVDGMCDWTHRYFGHIEASRHRFDA; encoded by the coding sequence ATGGTGACCAAGCAACTCAATGACGGCTCCCCCGACGAGGCGGACTTGACCCGCGCGGACTCGCTGGCGCGGGAGATCTTCTCGGAGGTCGCCAACAAGTGGGCGCTCCTGATCATCGAGGTCCTCGGTGATGGCACCCTGCGCTTCGGTGAGGTACGGAACAAGGTCGACGGCATCAGCCACAAGATGCTCACCCAGAACCTGCGCATGCTGGAACGCAACGGCCTGGTCGAGCGGAATGTGCATCCCACCGTGCCACCGCGCGTCGAGTACACGCTCACCGAGCCGGGCCAGGCACTCCGGGCGACGGTCGATGGAATGTGTGACTGGACCCACCGGTACTTCGGCCACATCGAGGCGTCCCGCCACCGGTTCGACGCCTGA
- a CDS encoding tripartite tricarboxylate transporter permease, with translation MSGWEGLLHGLSLAVTPENLLFALIGTIVGTLIGVLPGIGPALTIALLLPMTYGLEPASAFIMFAGIYYGAMYGGSTTAILLKTPGESGSVITAIDGNKMARKGRGAAALATAAIGSFIAGTIATLLLAFFAPWMVEVAIKLGAQDYFALMVVAFLTVSALVGSSPLRGLISMALGLTVGLVGLDFQSGQQRLTFEQVSLLDGIDTVVLIVALFALGEVLYVAAHQVSSRFDVMQVKKGKHWMSREDWGRAWRPWLRGTSIGFPLGVIPAGGSEIPTFLSYTLERKLSKRPKEFGQGAIEGVAGPEAANNANAAGTLVPLLTLGIPTSATAAVILVAFQQYGIQPGPQLLETQSALVWGLIASLLIANVILLGLNLPLIGLWVKILKIPKPYLFAGIMVFALLGTYAVNGSAFDVGVLLFFGLAGYLMRRFGFPVSPMIVGAILGPLAEVQLRRALDIAGGDISTLVSTPFTIVVYLTLATVLVGGFLLRRPRRSAVATETALEDEVPDVRESSDR, from the coding sequence TACGGACTGGAGCCGGCCAGCGCGTTCATCATGTTCGCCGGCATCTACTACGGCGCCATGTACGGCGGATCGACCACGGCGATCCTTCTGAAGACCCCCGGCGAGTCCGGGTCGGTCATCACCGCCATCGACGGCAACAAGATGGCACGAAAGGGCCGCGGGGCCGCGGCACTGGCCACCGCAGCCATCGGATCGTTCATCGCGGGCACCATCGCCACCCTGCTGTTGGCGTTCTTCGCGCCGTGGATGGTCGAGGTGGCGATCAAGCTGGGCGCCCAGGACTACTTCGCGCTCATGGTCGTCGCCTTCCTCACCGTCAGCGCGCTCGTCGGCAGCTCACCGCTGCGCGGGCTCATCTCGATGGCGCTCGGCCTGACCGTCGGGCTCGTCGGACTCGACTTCCAGAGCGGTCAGCAGCGCCTCACCTTCGAGCAGGTGTCCCTGCTCGACGGCATCGACACGGTCGTCCTCATCGTCGCCCTGTTCGCCCTGGGCGAGGTGCTCTACGTAGCGGCACACCAGGTGTCGAGCCGCTTCGACGTCATGCAGGTGAAGAAGGGCAAGCACTGGATGTCCCGCGAGGACTGGGGGCGCGCCTGGCGACCCTGGCTGCGTGGAACGTCCATCGGGTTCCCGCTCGGTGTGATCCCCGCGGGCGGTTCCGAGATCCCGACCTTCCTCTCGTACACCCTTGAGCGCAAGCTGTCGAAGCGCCCGAAGGAGTTCGGACAGGGCGCGATCGAGGGAGTGGCCGGACCGGAGGCGGCGAACAACGCCAATGCCGCCGGTACCCTCGTCCCGCTGCTGACGCTCGGCATCCCGACGTCCGCCACGGCAGCCGTCATCCTCGTCGCCTTCCAGCAGTACGGCATCCAGCCCGGTCCTCAGCTGTTGGAGACCCAGTCGGCGCTGGTCTGGGGTCTGATCGCCAGCCTGCTCATCGCGAACGTCATCCTGCTCGGATTGAACCTGCCGCTCATCGGGCTCTGGGTGAAGATCCTCAAGATTCCCAAGCCCTATCTGTTCGCCGGCATCATGGTCTTCGCACTGCTCGGCACCTATGCCGTGAACGGCAGCGCGTTCGACGTGGGAGTACTGCTCTTCTTCGGTCTCGCCGGCTATCTCATGCGCCGGTTCGGCTTCCCGGTCTCACCGATGATCGTGGGCGCGATCCTCGGCCCCCTGGCAGAGGTCCAGCTGCGACGGGCACTCGACATCGCCGGGGGTGACATCTCAACCCTCGTGTCGACGCCGTTCACGATCGTCGTGTACTTGACGCTGGCCACCGTCCTGGTCGGAGGCTTCCTCCTCCGCAGGCCGAGGCGCAGCGCCGTTGCCACCGAGACCGCCCTCGAAGATGAGGTTCCCGACGTCCGGGAGTCCTCGGACCGTTGA
- a CDS encoding MarC family protein encodes MNALSFSAALITFVSVVGPPKVLLSFAHLAQTHPTRELRTIAFLSCGTAILIGLATSFTAPWVLDLFHISTPALLLAGGIIFFLYAVGLVLGLPTGTGTPHDDGADTTGALRELLVPFVVSPLAMTALLIEAAARSDWTWRSTVAGAYVAVIALDLVCILLLERVLRATHHATVELLGRLLGLLLAAVSIDLVLDALEALGVGPFDDR; translated from the coding sequence GTGAACGCGCTCAGCTTCTCCGCCGCCCTGATCACTTTCGTATCCGTCGTCGGTCCGCCGAAGGTCCTGCTCTCCTTCGCCCACCTGGCGCAGACGCACCCCACCCGCGAACTCCGCACCATCGCCTTCCTCTCGTGCGGCACGGCGATCCTCATCGGTCTGGCGACCAGCTTCACAGCCCCCTGGGTCCTCGACCTGTTCCACATCAGCACCCCCGCACTCCTGCTCGCCGGCGGCATCATCTTCTTCCTCTACGCCGTCGGCCTCGTCCTGGGCCTGCCCACGGGAACGGGCACACCGCACGATGACGGCGCCGACACCACCGGTGCCCTGCGTGAACTCCTCGTGCCCTTCGTCGTCAGCCCCCTGGCCATGACAGCCCTGCTCATCGAAGCAGCAGCACGCTCCGACTGGACCTGGCGCTCCACCGTCGCCGGTGCGTACGTCGCCGTGATCGCGTTGGACCTCGTCTGCATCCTCCTCCTGGAGCGCGTCCTGCGTGCCACGCACCATGCCACCGTCGAACTGCTCGGCCGGCTTCTGGGGTTGCTCCTCGCAGCCGTCAGCATCGACCTCGTCCTCGATGCACTGGAGGCACTCGGCGTCGGCCCGTTCGACGACCGCTGA